From a region of the Novipirellula artificiosorum genome:
- a CDS encoding AraC family transcriptional regulator: MTISTYIERDMEARIRSGEFSDVITISSMAEHYSVSFSPVRVAIVIEVEQPLRQRLDVLDGIEQVATALDWETTLIPVPDFGLSSHRRWAFDGMVGRIGKSLAAKAKRRKISAVNVWLNTDAKGLPGVFPDWTQAGKMAARHLVSLGFRRLAYVGFKEDIGVVMQIEGFDSIAQDMAAHRSVHLLERKYSISVDAWESFSEELDQFVDALVSSTGVCVSDDFLSRFIIERCVKRGLRIPQDIAIVSMENEPLVCEFQTPRLSSIDVGYKQVGMQAALRLERIINGQENEVDSIWLPPREIVERQSTDAFGVDDPSIEACLRYIAKQAHRQISVDDVAQQSGMSRRSLERRFKEVVCHTVGEEITRRRLELAKRKLFDVQLPIKSIARQSGFRDSSQLCAVFQRELGMSPGQFRKIHAENHEA, from the coding sequence ATGACAATTTCCACCTATATCGAAAGGGACATGGAGGCTCGCATTCGTTCGGGCGAGTTTTCTGATGTCATCACGATCAGTTCGATGGCTGAGCACTATAGCGTCAGCTTTTCACCGGTGCGGGTAGCGATTGTCATTGAAGTTGAACAGCCGCTGAGGCAGAGGCTCGATGTGCTTGACGGCATTGAACAAGTCGCAACGGCACTTGATTGGGAGACTACGCTGATTCCCGTGCCGGATTTCGGATTGTCAAGCCATCGCAGGTGGGCGTTTGACGGGATGGTTGGACGTATTGGCAAATCACTTGCGGCGAAAGCAAAGCGACGCAAAATTTCTGCAGTCAATGTGTGGCTCAATACCGACGCGAAAGGTCTGCCGGGCGTGTTTCCAGATTGGACTCAAGCCGGAAAAATGGCGGCACGGCACCTTGTCTCGCTTGGTTTCCGCAGGCTCGCTTATGTTGGATTCAAGGAAGATATTGGCGTTGTGATGCAGATTGAGGGATTCGATTCAATTGCACAAGACATGGCAGCTCACCGATCCGTTCACCTGCTCGAACGAAAGTACTCGATATCAGTCGACGCTTGGGAGTCCTTTTCTGAGGAGCTTGATCAGTTTGTTGACGCACTTGTGTCGAGCACAGGTGTTTGCGTATCTGATGATTTCCTTTCGCGTTTCATTATCGAACGTTGTGTTAAGCGTGGACTGCGCATTCCGCAGGATATTGCAATCGTGTCAATGGAGAACGAGCCTCTTGTGTGCGAGTTCCAGACACCGAGACTTTCGAGTATCGATGTGGGATACAAACAGGTTGGAATGCAAGCCGCACTGCGTCTTGAACGAATCATTAACGGGCAAGAGAACGAGGTCGATTCGATATGGCTGCCACCACGCGAGATTGTGGAGCGTCAATCCACTGATGCGTTCGGCGTGGACGATCCGTCGATCGAAGCCTGTTTGCGTTATATCGCAAAGCAAGCGCATCGTCAGATTTCGGTGGATGATGTTGCTCAACAGTCCGGTATGTCTCGGAGATCATTGGAGCGCCGCTTCAAGGAAGTTGTGTGTCATACCGTGGGAGAAGAGATCACAAGACGGCGATTAGAACTTGCCAAGCGCAAACTGTTCGATGTGCAACTTCCGATTAAATCGATTGCCCGACAAAGTGGCTTTCGTGACTCGAGTCAGTTGTGCGCCGTCTTTCAACGGGAATTGGGAATGAGTCCGGGTCAGTTCAGAAAGATTCACGCGGAGAACCATGAAGCCTAA
- a CDS encoding sulfatase-like hydrolase/transferase, which produces MKPARALALAMFAFVAAGSSLHASDKPNVLFIAIDDLRTELGCYGEEVIQSPSIDRLAESGVLFERAYCQLAVCNPSRVSIMTGLRPDSTRVWDLVTRFRETIPNAVTLPQHFRQHGYQTESYGKIFHNPWPDNQSWSRPHEWPKKSSLWSENATRKLAEYRVRSKSVGLPQDRIDRLRAQATEIVDTPDEEHIDGAIAKQAMEALERLAEQEEPFFLAAGFVRPHLPFVVPRKYWELYERNAIPLAENPFLPKDAPEFAMNTMYELRDYFDFNGTPSPDEGTLTEAQQRRLKHGYFASVSFIDALVGKLLTQLEQLGIADSTIVVLWSDHGWKLGEHNSWCKQTNHEIDARVPLIIRSPKAEANGQSCRALVELVDVYPTLCDLAGLPVPKPLEGQSMAPLLADPNQSLKQAAFSQFQRKHNGHLLMGYSMRTDRYRYIEWQDRETQKVVATELYDHKADPQENTNTAGLEENRERVAELRELMWATLPTPPKYEAPKAKRPQVVFRNSTDKPIDLFWIKPNGEDRPAGRIAPGESTTRGTTLGHRFRIHSPGGFTQVFEVTKQSQTFVINAQATAGQSAHRPNIVFCMADDWSWPHAGILGDPVVKTPNFDRVASEGVLFENAFVSTPSCTPSRLSILAGQHHWRLREGDSLGGSLREEYPVYTEMLQDAGYRIGRFGKGVWPSKHTFRNRDSFGEKYRSFDEFLKERKADEPFCYWHGGQDPHRPYELGIGVKSGMKLSEVRVPACLPDNETVRSDVADYLWEVQRFDGEVGQIISKLESIGELDNTIIVVSGDNGMPFPRCKATLYDQGTRVPLAIRWGEKTSGNRTISDFTNLCDLAPTFLHAAGIATPEQMTGRGLMPILESRDSGQIDPERTFALTGMERHVYSYPSRAIRTKDFLYIRNSNPQDWPTGEVEGQNPEYDFATMAWPKDEGAFSFNIDPSPAKQYLRLHRSQDEVKPFAQLSFGTHPEEELYDLSKDPDQLHNVANDPPYASAKQRLRKQLDAELIKSDDPRLAVDGYSTRTIEGCPVRISDRLMREQTDKTRKAIELLEQQLKTVVAVVPANALSRIRCVPIWLSPEYEGVKPTAEYHPNDGWLRKVGRHPELAECVELTNIDIFEKECRRMPMMLLHELAHAYHHQVLSFDHARIKAAYERAVASGSYDSVERNNGKTERAYGMNNHKEYFAESSEAFFGTNDFFPFNREQLKRHDPEMETLLGNLWASPNK; this is translated from the coding sequence ATGAAGCCCGCTAGAGCCCTCGCACTCGCGATGTTTGCATTTGTTGCCGCGGGCTCATCGCTGCATGCGAGTGACAAACCGAACGTTTTATTTATTGCGATCGACGATCTGCGAACGGAACTTGGTTGCTACGGAGAGGAGGTGATCCAGTCTCCGAGCATCGACAGACTCGCAGAATCCGGAGTGTTGTTCGAGCGCGCTTACTGCCAGCTCGCTGTTTGCAATCCATCACGTGTCAGCATCATGACGGGACTGCGACCGGATTCGACCAGGGTTTGGGATCTTGTCACAAGGTTTCGCGAAACGATCCCGAATGCTGTCACGTTGCCACAGCACTTTAGGCAGCATGGTTACCAGACAGAGTCCTACGGAAAGATCTTTCACAATCCATGGCCGGATAATCAATCATGGAGCCGACCACACGAGTGGCCCAAGAAGAGTTCGCTCTGGTCAGAGAACGCCACGCGGAAACTTGCTGAGTATCGAGTGAGATCAAAATCGGTAGGGCTACCGCAAGACAGAATCGACCGCCTGCGTGCTCAAGCAACCGAAATTGTTGACACTCCCGATGAAGAACACATCGATGGCGCAATCGCCAAGCAAGCCATGGAGGCACTGGAGCGATTGGCGGAACAGGAGGAGCCTTTCTTTTTGGCGGCAGGCTTTGTGCGTCCTCACCTTCCGTTCGTCGTGCCCCGCAAATACTGGGAGCTTTACGAAAGGAATGCGATCCCGCTGGCTGAGAATCCTTTCTTACCGAAGGACGCTCCAGAGTTCGCTATGAACACCATGTATGAGCTTCGCGACTACTTCGATTTTAACGGCACGCCGTCACCGGATGAGGGCACGCTAACCGAAGCACAGCAGCGAAGGCTCAAACACGGCTACTTCGCGTCGGTCAGTTTCATTGACGCTCTGGTAGGAAAGCTGTTGACGCAGCTAGAGCAACTTGGGATTGCCGATAGCACGATCGTGGTGCTGTGGAGCGATCACGGCTGGAAGTTGGGCGAGCATAATAGTTGGTGCAAGCAAACCAATCACGAAATTGATGCCCGCGTGCCGCTTATCATTCGATCCCCCAAGGCAGAGGCGAACGGACAGTCATGCCGTGCACTCGTGGAACTCGTTGATGTTTATCCAACGCTTTGCGACCTGGCAGGGCTCCCCGTTCCGAAGCCATTGGAAGGCCAGTCCATGGCACCACTGCTCGCGGATCCCAACCAATCATTGAAACAGGCAGCGTTCAGTCAGTTTCAGCGAAAGCACAACGGTCATCTTCTCATGGGTTACTCGATGCGAACGGACCGCTACCGATACATCGAGTGGCAAGATCGCGAGACGCAGAAAGTCGTTGCCACGGAGTTATATGATCACAAGGCGGATCCTCAAGAGAACACGAATACCGCCGGGTTGGAAGAGAATCGCGAGCGGGTCGCAGAATTGCGCGAGCTAATGTGGGCGACTCTGCCGACACCTCCAAAGTACGAGGCACCCAAAGCGAAACGTCCGCAAGTCGTGTTTCGCAATTCAACCGACAAGCCAATCGATTTGTTCTGGATCAAACCGAACGGTGAAGACAGACCAGCCGGTAGAATCGCTCCCGGCGAGAGCACCACGCGCGGCACGACGCTCGGCCATCGCTTCCGCATCCATAGCCCAGGCGGATTTACCCAGGTTTTCGAAGTCACCAAACAAAGTCAAACGTTCGTGATCAATGCGCAGGCGACGGCAGGTCAGTCGGCGCACCGTCCGAACATTGTATTCTGCATGGCAGACGATTGGTCGTGGCCTCATGCGGGAATCCTTGGCGACCCCGTGGTGAAGACACCGAATTTCGATCGCGTGGCCTCAGAAGGTGTTTTGTTTGAGAACGCGTTTGTCTCCACACCATCGTGTACGCCAAGCCGGTTGAGCATCCTGGCCGGTCAGCATCATTGGCGATTGCGCGAGGGCGACAGTCTTGGCGGATCGCTGCGTGAAGAATACCCGGTCTACACCGAGATGCTGCAAGACGCGGGCTACCGCATTGGGCGATTTGGCAAAGGCGTCTGGCCGAGCAAACATACTTTTCGCAACCGCGATTCGTTTGGCGAGAAATACCGTTCGTTTGACGAGTTCCTCAAAGAACGAAAAGCGGATGAGCCGTTCTGCTACTGGCACGGAGGTCAGGATCCGCACCGTCCTTACGAATTGGGAATCGGTGTAAAGAGCGGCATGAAGTTGTCGGAGGTAAGAGTCCCCGCCTGTTTGCCCGACAACGAAACCGTCCGCAGCGATGTGGCGGACTACCTATGGGAAGTCCAACGGTTCGATGGCGAAGTCGGCCAGATCATCTCCAAGCTCGAATCGATCGGCGAACTGGATAACACGATCATTGTGGTCAGTGGCGACAATGGGATGCCCTTTCCGCGATGCAAGGCGACGCTTTACGATCAAGGAACACGCGTACCTCTGGCGATTCGTTGGGGTGAAAAGACCAGTGGCAACCGCACGATTTCGGACTTCACAAATCTGTGCGATCTGGCTCCGACGTTTCTTCATGCCGCTGGGATTGCAACGCCCGAACAAATGACGGGACGGGGCCTGATGCCGATTCTTGAGTCTAGGGATTCCGGGCAGATTGATCCCGAACGAACGTTTGCACTGACTGGGATGGAGCGTCATGTGTACTCCTATCCGTCACGGGCAATACGCACGAAAGACTTTCTCTATATTCGCAATTCCAATCCACAGGATTGGCCAACTGGAGAAGTCGAAGGACAAAACCCTGAATACGATTTTGCAACGATGGCATGGCCGAAGGACGAAGGTGCTTTCTCCTTCAACATTGATCCGTCACCGGCCAAACAGTATTTGCGGCTCCACCGCAGCCAGGATGAAGTCAAGCCATTCGCACAGCTTTCGTTCGGCACCCATCCCGAAGAGGAACTCTACGACCTGAGCAAAGACCCAGATCAGTTGCACAATGTGGCGAACGATCCACCTTATGCATCAGCCAAACAGCGACTTCGCAAGCAATTGGATGCGGAGTTGATCAAGAGTGACGATCCAAGATTGGCGGTCGACGGTTATAGCACTCGGACGATCGAAGGTTGCCCTGTACGCATCAGCGATCGATTGATGCGTGAACAAACTGACAAGACGCGCAAAGCAATCGAGTTGTTGGAACAACAGCTCAAGACAGTCGTCGCAGTCGTGCCTGCGAACGCTCTATCACGGATTCGCTGTGTGCCGATCTGGCTGTCCCCCGAATACGAGGGCGTCAAACCGACTGCGGAATATCATCCTAATGACGGTTGGCTCCGAAAAGTCGGGCGCCACCCAGAACTGGCCGAATGCGTGGAACTGACGAATATCGACATTTTCGAGAAAGAGTGCAGGCGTATGCCGATGATGCTCCTGCACGAACTCGCTCACGCTTATCATCATCAAGTGCTTAGCTTTGATCACGCTCGCATCAAGGCGGCTTACGAACGAGCCGTTGCCAGCGGCAGCTACGATTCGGTTGAGCGGAACAATGGCAAAACAGAACGCGCCTACGGGATGAACAACCACAAAGAGTACTTTGCAGAATCATCCGAAGCGTTTTTTGGAACGAACGATTTCTTTCCGTTCAATCGAGAACAACTCAAACGACACGATCCCGAGATGGAAACGCTGCTTGGCAATCTTTGGGCGTCCCCAAACAAATGA
- a CDS encoding glycosyl hydrolase family 95 catalytic domain-containing protein has product MSLWNQRCFRLMLCAFFLVGAHKLSSAEQLKPNVLFVAVDDLNDWVGCLGGYPDAKTPNIDRLAQRGMVFTNAQCAAPACVPSRSAMMTGRRPADTGLYSNLNGEYRRFPELKNLVTIPQYFSQHGYHTMGVGKITHSGTSKVDWEEPSNIVYFKNPLPPGVPENSRRNVAEYLQDWLPLDVGKEKMTDWKMAQWAAERLKRKHDKPFFLACGFYRPHVPLHAPREYYDKFPLDKISLPEIKLDDLEDLGPRFHRAPPVVKQIVEDEQVWRKGVQAYLANINFADECVGVLLDALDASPYRDNTIVMLWSDHGLHQGEKFRFSKFTLWEESARCVLVCSGPGIQSGTRCETPVNLIDMYPTLVESCGLPARHELSGTSFVPQLQDPTRERKQPSITANESGFSVRTKRWRYIAYRDGTEELYDHINDPMEWDNLANRPEFTKAKRELSAFVPKNPAPARNVAQSSQVTKEPSRQRTKKAVLRKALEQTPSSVRLWYQQPAANWNEALPLGNGRLGAMVFGGPEKERLQLNEESIWTGATGTEDEYRCDGPKALPEIRRLVFQDKWSEAQALFGEAMVPGWYSKYQPMCDLWIEFPGHEDHKNYQRELALDTAISNVKYKVGDVTFRRDTFISPVDQVLVMKLSSDKPGAVSFTTHLAGVLDFGKAFTGGGGVDTAEGKTGRVIGDIRTEAGQNGELVLRGKVVGGAISYQTRLHVLPAGGTMRTDGDRVHVEGADSAVLLLAAGTNFLSFKDVAGDPQPTIVRQLKKAAQKDFSTLRSSHTKEHQRLFNRVSLSLPQSPSSDLPTDKRLAKMEEGRDDPALATLLFQYGRYLLISSSRPGTQPPNLQGIWCGDANPAWDSKYTTNINLEMNYFPTNVANLSECIEPLERFTNELAETGGWTAKHSFGARGWTFGFNTDQWRFATPLGGKISFWSTWPTGGAWLCNALWDQYLFTGDRTYLERIYPVMKGSAQFFLDTLQEHPESKYLVTCPSGSPENRHHKIEGKEWAFQPSICAGPTMDNQILREHFDACAEAAKALGVDPEFAAKVTQARSRLAPTPIGRYGQIQEWLDDWDDPQDGHRHVSQLYGLYPGCEINPDTTPALMEAARVTLQHRGLASTGWSTAWKIAYLARMRDGETANRIVQYLLNFRPIRPEDRGEGAGRGGVYPNLFSSCPPMQIDANFGATAGIAEMLLQSYAGELHLLPAIPKSWASGEVKGLCARGGFEVDLVWQQGDLVTATVRSKLGRSCIVRYRDQRCRFDTRADASYTIHGGETLQMAEAVKY; this is encoded by the coding sequence ATGAGCCTCTGGAATCAACGCTGTTTTCGCTTAATGCTGTGTGCCTTTTTTTTGGTTGGGGCGCACAAGCTCAGTTCCGCGGAACAACTTAAACCGAACGTATTGTTCGTCGCCGTCGATGACCTGAACGATTGGGTCGGCTGCCTCGGTGGGTATCCTGATGCGAAGACTCCCAATATCGATCGCCTTGCCCAACGGGGTATGGTGTTTACCAATGCTCAGTGCGCAGCACCAGCGTGCGTACCATCGCGTTCGGCGATGATGACCGGACGCAGGCCTGCGGACACCGGGTTGTATTCCAATTTGAATGGTGAGTATCGGCGGTTTCCCGAATTGAAGAACCTCGTGACCATCCCGCAGTATTTCTCGCAGCACGGGTATCACACGATGGGCGTGGGCAAGATCACGCACAGCGGGACGAGCAAGGTGGATTGGGAGGAACCGTCGAATATCGTCTATTTCAAAAATCCTCTACCACCGGGCGTGCCCGAAAACAGCCGCCGCAATGTGGCCGAATACCTGCAGGACTGGCTGCCTTTGGACGTGGGCAAGGAAAAGATGACCGACTGGAAGATGGCCCAATGGGCGGCCGAACGACTCAAGCGGAAACATGACAAGCCATTCTTCTTGGCCTGTGGCTTCTATCGTCCACATGTGCCATTGCACGCGCCGCGCGAGTACTACGACAAGTTCCCACTCGATAAGATTTCATTGCCCGAAATCAAGTTGGATGATTTGGAAGATCTGGGACCACGATTCCATCGGGCTCCCCCGGTTGTCAAGCAGATCGTCGAGGACGAGCAGGTTTGGCGCAAGGGCGTGCAGGCTTATCTGGCCAATATCAATTTTGCCGACGAGTGTGTTGGCGTCTTGCTCGATGCACTGGACGCCTCTCCCTATCGCGACAACACGATTGTCATGCTTTGGTCCGATCACGGCTTGCACCAGGGGGAAAAGTTCCGTTTTTCCAAGTTCACTTTGTGGGAAGAATCTGCTCGGTGTGTGCTGGTCTGTTCGGGGCCAGGCATCCAATCCGGCACGCGGTGTGAGACGCCGGTCAATCTAATCGACATGTACCCGACCTTAGTAGAGTCATGTGGACTACCTGCACGACATGAATTGAGCGGAACCAGCTTCGTGCCCCAGCTTCAGGATCCGACGCGCGAGCGAAAGCAACCGAGTATCACGGCGAATGAGAGCGGATTCTCCGTGCGAACCAAGCGATGGCGTTACATTGCTTACCGCGACGGAACAGAGGAACTCTACGACCACATCAACGATCCCATGGAGTGGGACAACCTGGCCAATCGACCGGAATTCACCAAGGCCAAGCGAGAACTCAGCGCATTCGTTCCAAAGAATCCAGCGCCGGCGAGAAACGTTGCCCAGTCATCGCAAGTGACGAAAGAGCCATCACGACAACGTACGAAGAAAGCTGTACTGCGTAAGGCACTCGAACAGACGCCTAGCTCCGTGCGATTGTGGTATCAGCAACCGGCCGCCAACTGGAATGAGGCGTTGCCGCTGGGAAATGGTCGGCTGGGAGCGATGGTGTTCGGCGGCCCCGAAAAGGAGCGTCTGCAACTGAACGAGGAGAGCATTTGGACTGGCGCTACCGGCACAGAAGATGAGTACCGTTGCGACGGCCCCAAGGCATTGCCGGAAATTCGCAGGCTGGTGTTTCAAGACAAATGGAGTGAGGCCCAGGCCCTATTCGGCGAGGCAATGGTCCCAGGCTGGTACTCAAAGTACCAGCCGATGTGTGATTTGTGGATCGAGTTCCCCGGCCACGAGGACCATAAAAACTATCAGCGTGAGCTCGCCCTTGACACTGCTATTTCCAACGTGAAATACAAAGTCGGAGACGTGACGTTCCGTCGTGACACGTTCATCAGTCCCGTGGACCAGGTGCTGGTCATGAAGCTGTCGAGCGACAAACCAGGCGCCGTTTCTTTCACGACGCATCTGGCGGGTGTTCTGGATTTCGGCAAAGCGTTCACCGGTGGCGGCGGAGTGGACACCGCCGAGGGCAAGACGGGTCGCGTTATCGGAGATATCCGCACCGAGGCAGGACAAAATGGCGAATTGGTGCTACGGGGCAAGGTCGTCGGTGGTGCCATTTCGTACCAGACGCGACTTCACGTGCTTCCCGCTGGCGGCACGATGCGCACCGATGGCGATCGCGTCCATGTTGAAGGAGCGGATTCGGCAGTACTCCTGCTGGCCGCCGGTACGAATTTCCTGAGTTTCAAGGATGTCGCGGGCGATCCCCAACCGACCATTGTCCGGCAGCTGAAGAAAGCCGCACAGAAGGACTTCTCGACATTGCGATCCTCACACACCAAAGAGCATCAACGGTTGTTCAACCGCGTGTCGTTGTCCTTGCCTCAATCACCGTCCAGTGATCTGCCAACCGATAAGCGTTTGGCCAAGATGGAAGAAGGTCGTGACGATCCGGCCTTGGCCACGTTGCTGTTTCAATATGGCCGTTATCTGCTGATCAGCAGTTCTCGGCCTGGCACGCAACCACCAAATCTCCAGGGGATCTGGTGCGGCGACGCCAATCCAGCTTGGGATTCGAAATACACAACGAACATCAATCTCGAGATGAACTACTTTCCAACCAATGTCGCCAACCTATCTGAGTGCATCGAACCGCTTGAGCGATTTACCAACGAATTGGCCGAAACCGGCGGCTGGACCGCCAAGCACAGCTTTGGGGCTCGCGGATGGACGTTTGGATTCAATACCGACCAGTGGCGTTTCGCCACACCCTTGGGCGGAAAAATCTCTTTCTGGAGTACTTGGCCGACAGGCGGGGCGTGGTTGTGCAATGCGCTGTGGGACCAATACCTGTTTACCGGCGATCGTACGTATCTAGAACGGATCTATCCCGTCATGAAAGGCTCCGCCCAGTTCTTTCTGGATACCTTGCAGGAGCATCCCGAATCAAAATATCTGGTCACGTGTCCTTCAGGTTCACCTGAGAATCGGCACCACAAAATTGAAGGCAAAGAATGGGCGTTCCAACCAAGCATCTGTGCTGGGCCGACGATGGACAACCAGATTCTGCGCGAGCATTTTGATGCCTGTGCCGAGGCGGCCAAAGCGTTGGGAGTAGACCCAGAGTTCGCCGCCAAAGTGACGCAAGCTCGATCGCGTCTCGCTCCCACGCCAATCGGCAGGTACGGCCAAATTCAGGAATGGTTGGACGATTGGGATGACCCTCAGGACGGCCACCGACACGTGTCTCAGCTTTATGGACTGTATCCGGGCTGCGAAATCAACCCGGACACTACACCAGCTCTGATGGAAGCCGCAAGAGTTACGTTGCAGCACCGTGGTCTGGCCAGCACCGGCTGGTCCACGGCCTGGAAGATCGCCTACCTGGCACGCATGCGCGACGGCGAAACGGCCAATCGTATTGTGCAGTACCTATTGAACTTTCGTCCCATCCGCCCCGAAGATCGCGGCGAAGGCGCCGGACGCGGCGGTGTGTATCCGAATCTGTTCAGCAGTTGTCCGCCGATGCAAATCGATGCTAACTTTGGCGCCACTGCGGGCATCGCCGAAATGTTGCTCCAATCTTACGCTGGCGAGTTGCACCTGCTGCCCGCCATTCCGAAATCCTGGGCATCTGGCGAGGTGAAAGGACTCTGCGCCCGCGGCGGCTTCGAGGTGGACTTGGTCTGGCAACAAGGCGACCTGGTCACGGCCACCGTCCGATCGAAGCTGGGTAGATCCTGTATTGTGCGATATCGTGATCAGCGTTGCCGATTCGACACTCGGGCTGATGCTTCCTATACGATTCATGGAGGCGAGACGCTACAAATGGCGGAGGCGGTCAAATACTGA
- a CDS encoding CocE/NonD family hydrolase C-terminal non-catalytic domain-containing protein yields the protein MIYVTPKLERPIHLSGTPKISVPVASSKPAANLSVWLVSLPWTEGRNAKITDNIITRGWADPQNHKSLTESRPLQPGKLYDFSFDLEPDDQVIARGQQIGLMIFSSDRDFTLHPAPGTELTVDLDKTSIRLPIVGGEPRIREAFLPIDEKN from the coding sequence TTGATCTACGTCACACCAAAGCTGGAACGGCCGATTCACCTCTCGGGCACACCGAAAATTTCCGTACCAGTCGCCAGTAGTAAACCTGCTGCGAATCTATCAGTTTGGCTCGTCTCCTTGCCTTGGACAGAGGGAAGGAATGCCAAAATCACGGACAACATCATTACACGCGGATGGGCAGATCCACAAAATCACAAATCGTTAACTGAAAGTAGGCCACTTCAACCTGGAAAGCTCTACGATTTCTCTTTCGACCTAGAACCCGACGATCAGGTAATTGCCAGAGGCCAGCAGATTGGGTTGATGATCTTTTCCAGCGATCGCGATTTCACGTTGCACCCGGCGCCGGGAACAGAGCTGACAGTCGATCTCGACAAAACATCGATTCGTCTGCCCATCGTTGGTGGTGAGCCACGGATTCGCGAGGCATTCTTGCCAATCGACGAGAAGAACTGA
- a CDS encoding alpha-L-fucosidase C-terminal domain-containing protein translates to MKSKPTAIADDIRFTTKGDTLYAIVLAWPKDGTVKIKSLAEGKDSRNVTSVRLLGHDGNLEFKRDAEGLNVTLPETRPCDHAYVLNIN, encoded by the coding sequence GTGAAATCTAAACCGACTGCTATCGCCGATGATATCCGCTTCACCACAAAGGGCGATACGCTCTACGCCATCGTGCTGGCGTGGCCCAAGGACGGAACGGTGAAGATCAAATCGCTGGCGGAAGGTAAGGATTCGCGGAACGTGACTTCCGTCCGTCTGCTCGGACACGACGGCAATCTCGAATTCAAACGGGATGCGGAAGGTTTAAATGTCACATTGCCGGAAACACGTCCCTGCGACCATGCCTATGTCCTGAACATCAATTGA
- a CDS encoding alpha-L-fucosidase — translation MKLDNKEKELEMHQRERNVPKCGAALGLSVFLIFGSFQSEASGAEPTQAQKYTYSWDSLKTAPVPQWFDDAKFGIFIHWGPQSFWSSPWGSYQNPEKAYPKLKETFGKTPPEFGYKDVIPMFKAEEWDPVAWADLFEKAGAKYVVLVGEHHDGFQLGDSTRTDWCATKIGPMRDLIGDLGKAVRAKGLKYAPSSHRERHAGMFSDQRYRVKCLPSRDIAEEIKRDPKAAGHRPMAANQWRGDLWHPSLESFRRGFHLAKE, via the coding sequence ATGAAACTTGACAACAAAGAAAAGGAATTAGAAATGCATCAGAGAGAACGAAATGTTCCCAAGTGCGGTGCGGCATTGGGCTTGAGTGTATTTTTGATCTTCGGATCCTTCCAATCCGAGGCATCGGGAGCGGAGCCCACCCAGGCCCAGAAGTACACTTATTCGTGGGACTCGTTGAAAACAGCTCCGGTCCCACAATGGTTTGACGACGCAAAATTCGGCATTTTTATCCACTGGGGACCACAGTCCTTCTGGAGTAGTCCGTGGGGATCGTATCAGAATCCTGAAAAGGCGTATCCAAAACTCAAAGAGACCTTCGGCAAAACGCCGCCGGAATTCGGCTACAAGGATGTGATCCCCATGTTCAAGGCCGAGGAATGGGATCCAGTTGCGTGGGCGGACTTGTTTGAGAAAGCGGGAGCCAAGTATGTCGTTCTCGTTGGCGAGCATCACGACGGTTTTCAACTTGGCGATTCAACCCGGACGGATTGGTGCGCCACTAAGATCGGGCCGATGCGAGACCTGATCGGCGACTTGGGCAAAGCCGTCCGCGCGAAGGGGCTGAAGTATGCCCCCTCCTCGCACCGCGAACGCCACGCCGGCATGTTCTCCGACCAGCGCTACCGGGTCAAATGTCTGCCCAGCCGCGACATTGCCGAAGAGATTAAGCGGGATCCCAAGGCTGCTGGCCATCGGCCAATGGCTGCAAATCAATGGCGAGGCGATCTATGGCACCCGTCCTTGGAAAGTTTTCGGCGAGGTTTCCACCTCGCAAAAGAGTGA
- a CDS encoding sulfatase-like hydrolase/transferase codes for MFHRRLLNSLLIVLICSPLVAQSPDRTSLPPVAPEFGGKIGNSYKESTPDFSPALPLNAPKGAATISEVLKQNGYSTLAFGKWHLTPYTAYTATGPFDRWPLGMGFERYYGFIGGETDQWSSLAYLPQGS; via the coding sequence ATGTTTCATCGTCGACTTCTAAACTCGCTTTTGATTGTGCTAATTTGCAGCCCGCTGGTTGCACAGTCGCCGGACCGAACGAGTCTTCCTCCGGTTGCACCGGAGTTCGGCGGAAAGATTGGAAATTCCTACAAAGAGTCAACGCCCGACTTCTCACCAGCACTGCCGCTCAATGCCCCCAAGGGTGCCGCGACGATCTCGGAAGTGCTCAAGCAAAACGGCTACAGCACGCTGGCTTTCGGCAAGTGGCACCTGACGCCTTATACGGCCTACACGGCGACTGGCCCGTTTGATCGCTGGCCGCTCGGGATGGGATTTGAACGCTACTACGGATTCATTGGTGGCGAGACGGATCAATGGTCGTCGTTGGCGTATCTGCCTCAAGGATCATGA